The DNA segment GATCGCCGCCGGCTTCGATTCCAACCTCACGCTGCTGCTCGATGTGGGCCTGCCCGAACCCGCTCTGGCGCCGGGCCGTTACCGCCTGGCCGGCTCGCGACGGCGATACCGCGGCCAGCTGGCAGCCTATGAAGAAGCGGTCGCTCTGGGTTCGGACCTGGAGCGGATTCGCCCGGACGTCTATCACGCCATCGATCTGCGGCTTCCAGGACGGTCGCCGTGCCCGCTGGTGGTCACCCTTCACGACCTGATTCCGTGGGCGTGGGGAGGCCCGCGGATGCGCGGTGAACGCCTGCGCTTCTGGCTGGGCAAGCGACTGCTCAAGCGAGCCGACGCCGTGCTTGCGGTTTCGAAGGCGACGGCGGCCGACGCGGCCCGGTTCGGCGGCGTGGATCCGCAACGCGTGACGGTGGTGCCGGAAGCCGCCGCCCCGGCGTTCGAGCCGAGGCGGGGGGCGGGTGATCGCGTCCGCGGGCGCTGGGGTGTCGAGCCGGGCTATCTGCTCTTCGTTGGCGCCCTGGACGCGCGCAAGGATCCCTCGGCGCTCCTGCGCGCCTGGGCCGCGGCTCGGCGCACGCAGGCGCAGCTGGAGCTCGTGATCGCCGGCAATCCCGGGCGGCAGGCGCCTCCGACCATGCCCGGGGCCCGCATGCTCGGTCGCGTTGACGATTCGGAGCTGGCCGATCTGTACACGGCCGCCGGCTGCTTCATGCTCCCGAGCCGCTACGAGGGGTTCGGCCTGCCATGCCTCGAGGCGATGGCTTGTGGCTGCCCCGTGGCCGCGTACCGGAACTCGAGTCTGCCCGAAGTCGTCGATGCGGCCGGCGAGCTCGTGGACGACGGTGACGCAGAGGCCCTCGGCCGCGCCGCGGCGGCGATGGCCGCCGGACCCGAGCGCTGGCGGCGTGCCGGGCTCGAGCGCGCGAAGTCGTTCAGCTGGCTCAAGGCCGCGCGCCGCACGATCGCCGCCTATCAGGCGGTATTGAGATAATCGGCGCTGTTTTGAGCAAAGTCGCGGTCATCGGCGCGGGGTACGTCGGCCTGACCACCGCCGCCTGCCTCGCGGACCTCGGCAACGACGTGATGGTGGTGGACGTCAACCGCGAAAAGATCGACGAGCTGAACCGCCACCGGGTGCCGTTCTACGAACCCGGACTGAACGAGCTGGTGGAGCGAAACGCGACCGCCGGGCGCTTGCGGTTCACGACGTCGTACCCGGAGGCGATGTCCGGGGCCGAGTACGCGATCATCGCGGTCAGCACGCCGGAAGGTGAAGGCGGCGAGGCCGACCTTTCCTACGTGGAGTCGGCCGCGAATTCAATCGCGGACTCGATGGACGGGCCGCTGGTCGTCGTCAACAAGTCCACCGTGCCGCCGCTGACGGGTGACATGGTGTCGCGAGTCCTCCGCGAGCGCAACGGGACCCACCGCGCCGACGTGGTGTCCAACCCCGAGTTCTTGCGCGAGGGTTCCGCGATCCAGGACTTCATGCACCCGGACCGCGTCGTGATCGGCGGCCACGACCGGGAGGCGGCGGAGCGCGTGGCGAAGCTCTATGAACCGCTGGACGCCCCGATCCTGATCACACACAACATCTACACGGCGGAGATGGTCAAGTACGCCTCCAATGCGTTCCTCGCCGCCCGGATCTCGTTCATCAACGAGATCGCGCGCATTTGCGAACGCGTCGACGCGGACGCCAAGCTCGTCGCCGAAGGCATGGGCCTGGACAAGCGCATCGGGCCCAGCTTCCTCGACGCCGGCATCGGCTACGGCGGCTCATGTTTCCCCAAGGACGTCAAGGCGCTGGCGGCTCTCGCCGAGCGTTTCGACTACCACCCGGAGCTGCTGCACGCGGTCATGGACATCAACCGCGACCAGCGGATGCTGGTCGTCGACAAGCTGCGGGAGTGCCTCGAGGAGCTGAACGGGCGGGTGATCGGCCTGCTGGGGCTCGCGTTCAAGCCCAACACCGACGACCTTCGCGAAGCGCCGAGCCTGGACATCGCCCGGGTGCTGCTGGCCGCCGGCGCCATCGTGCGGGCCTACGACCCGGCCGCCATGCGCGGCGCCCACGCGGTGCTGCCCGAGATCGAATATCCAAGCGACCCGTACACGCTGGCGGCCGGCGCCGATGCGCTGGTCGTGGTCACGGAGTGGAACGAGTTCCGCCGCCTCGACCTCAAGCGGGTCAAGCATTCGATGCGCACGCCGGTGGTCGTCGACGGCCGCAACATCTACGACCCGCCGACGATGCGCGATCTCGGCTTCACGTACCGGGGGATCGGCCGCGAGTAGGCCGCACGTCGCCAAGGCCGGACCGAGAGCCGTCGTCTCGGGCGGGGCCGGGTTCATCGGCTCGCATCTTTGCGAAGCGCTTCTCGACAAGGGAATGTGCGTGCTCGCCCTCGACAACTTCATCACCGGCTCGCCTGACAACCTGCGTTCGCTCGCCGGCCGGCCGGGCTTCGAATTTCGCCAGGCCAACGTCAACGAGGAGGTGGTGGTCGAGGGCGACGTGCGTTACGTCCTGCACTTCGCGTCGCCGGCGTCGCCTCCGCAGTACGACGCCAACCCGATCCACACCCTGAAGGTAGGCACGCTGGGGACGATGAACTTGCTCGGCCTGGCGCGGGCCAAGAACGCCACCTTCCTGCTCGCCTCCACCTCAGAGGTCTACGGCGATCCGCTCGTGCATCCCCAGCCGGAGTCCTACTGGGGAAATGTCAATCCGATCGGGCCTCGCGGCTGCTATGACGAGGCCAAGCGCTGCGCCGAGGCGTTCGCGATGGCATACCACCGCGCGCACGGCGTGGACACGCGAATCGTGCGCATCTTCAACACCCACGGGCCGCGCATGCACGTGCAGGACGGCCGCGCCGTGCCCAACTTCATGGCCCAGGCGCTCCGGGGTGAGGCGCTCACCGTGTATGGAGACGGCTCGCAGACGCGCAGCCTCTGCTACGTCTCGGATCTCGTCCGCGGCGTGCTGGCCGTGCTCGAGC comes from the bacterium genome and includes:
- a CDS encoding UDP-glucose/GDP-mannose dehydrogenase family protein, with product MGAVLSKVAVIGAGYVGLTTAACLADLGNDVMVVDVNREKIDELNRHRVPFYEPGLNELVERNATAGRLRFTTSYPEAMSGAEYAIIAVSTPEGEGGEADLSYVESAANSIADSMDGPLVVVNKSTVPPLTGDMVSRVLRERNGTHRADVVSNPEFLREGSAIQDFMHPDRVVIGGHDREAAERVAKLYEPLDAPILITHNIYTAEMVKYASNAFLAARISFINEIARICERVDADAKLVAEGMGLDKRIGPSFLDAGIGYGGSCFPKDVKALAALAERFDYHPELLHAVMDINRDQRMLVVDKLRECLEELNGRVIGLLGLAFKPNTDDLREAPSLDIARVLLAAGAIVRAYDPAAMRGAHAVLPEIEYPSDPYTLAAGADALVVVTEWNEFRRLDLKRVKHSMRTPVVVDGRNIYDPPTMRDLGFTYRGIGRE
- a CDS encoding SDR family oxidoreductase, producing the protein MSASRTGGSAASRPHVAKAGPRAVVSGGAGFIGSHLCEALLDKGMCVLALDNFITGSPDNLRSLAGRPGFEFRQANVNEEVVVEGDVRYVLHFASPASPPQYDANPIHTLKVGTLGTMNLLGLARAKNATFLLASTSEVYGDPLVHPQPESYWGNVNPIGPRGCYDEAKRCAEAFAMAYHRAHGVDTRIVRIFNTHGPRMHVQDGRAVPNFMAQALRGEALTVYGDGSQTRSLCYVSDLVRGVLAVLERADELPVNLGNPQEVTILELAEIIVRLARSDSKIVYRELPVDDPKQRRPDITRARTLLGWKPEVGLEEGLGRTLDYFRQVV
- a CDS encoding glycosyltransferase family 1 protein is translated as MSKEASRHTRKAADGPSVLLDMRPLQGPSAGRGVGSYGKGLLGGLIAAGFDSNLTLLLDVGLPEPALAPGRYRLAGSRRRYRGQLAAYEEAVALGSDLERIRPDVYHAIDLRLPGRSPCPLVVTLHDLIPWAWGGPRMRGERLRFWLGKRLLKRADAVLAVSKATAADAARFGGVDPQRVTVVPEAAAPAFEPRRGAGDRVRGRWGVEPGYLLFVGALDARKDPSALLRAWAAARRTQAQLELVIAGNPGRQAPPTMPGARMLGRVDDSELADLYTAAGCFMLPSRYEGFGLPCLEAMACGCPVAAYRNSSLPEVVDAAGELVDDGDAEALGRAAAAMAAGPERWRRAGLERAKSFSWLKAARRTIAAYQAVLR